The Vibrio echinoideorum genome includes a region encoding these proteins:
- a CDS encoding LysR family transcriptional regulator, with amino-acid sequence MLESKPLRHFLAVAQFGNFTQAAKALHIAQPALSISIKKLEQTLELILFRRGDKSVTLTEEGKVLFEHAKRIAQQFDDAQLAMNELKGLEKGEVRLGAPSMMGSYFFPQVVMAFKSQYPNLKLTLIDAGTASIREMLLNGELDIGVINHENVPDDLETDHLLSSEMVAVVGKEHPLAQQPSMTFEEFFAQELIMFKSGYFHRDFIDATCKKYNLDMTIAFETNLLPMILSIVKQEFAITALLSLVTEYEKDVIGVPFKDPVKLNLSLAWRKEGYLSKADRTFIDFVKRYV; translated from the coding sequence ATGCTTGAATCAAAACCTCTTCGTCATTTCTTAGCCGTCGCTCAGTTCGGTAACTTTACCCAAGCAGCCAAAGCGCTGCATATCGCACAGCCTGCATTGAGTATCTCCATTAAAAAACTAGAACAGACACTAGAGTTGATTCTATTTCGTCGAGGCGATAAATCCGTCACCTTAACGGAAGAGGGAAAGGTACTGTTTGAGCATGCAAAGCGAATCGCCCAGCAGTTTGATGATGCTCAGCTCGCGATGAATGAACTAAAGGGGCTAGAAAAAGGCGAGGTTCGATTAGGCGCTCCAAGTATGATGGGCAGCTACTTTTTCCCCCAAGTCGTGATGGCATTTAAAAGCCAATACCCAAACCTAAAGTTGACCTTGATTGATGCTGGCACCGCTTCGATTCGGGAAATGCTGTTAAACGGCGAACTCGATATTGGTGTAATTAATCATGAGAACGTTCCTGATGATTTGGAAACGGATCATCTGTTAAGTTCTGAGATGGTCGCCGTTGTCGGTAAGGAGCATCCGTTAGCACAACAGCCTTCGATGACCTTTGAAGAATTCTTTGCTCAAGAGCTGATCATGTTCAAATCAGGCTACTTCCACCGTGATTTTATCGATGCGACTTGTAAGAAGTACAACCTCGATATGACCATCGCGTTCGAAACCAATTTATTGCCAATGATTCTTTCTATCGTTAAACAAGAGTTTGCGATCACCGCGCTGTTGAGCTTAGTGACGGAATATGAGAAAGACGTGATAGGCGTGCCATTTAAAGACCCTGTAAAACTGAATCTATCTTTGGCCTGGAGAAAGGAAGGGTATTTGTCGAAAGCCGACAGAACCTTTATTGATTTCGTTAAGCGGTATGTGTGA
- a CDS encoding MFS transporter yields the protein MFDKGSPQYKRITQSLAIGSFIIFCNLYLFQPILPHMAEHFQVSETQINWLFAATTLGLSISLVPWAIASETFGRKPIILFSLFAIPLIGLSMVFTTTLLQLVIARAFMGIAVAAFAGVAVAYMVEELSPKAFAVAIGGYIAANSLGGIFGRVLGGLITDYFDWHATVLFFVVGSLIGALYIAYSLPDQQNFKPQKGLFFHHNRSVVLHLKNRTLWLAMLIGGANFALFVNLYSVMGFRLVSEPHSVPVGLASLIFLCYLAGTVSSKLSNRWTNRFDPLTGILIGVCISLLGMLISAVDKIPFMLAGLLLISGGAFFAHTLAYSWVSQKAPSAKATATALYLVHYYIGGSLGGFLLLYCWQLFGWNGVIAGGSIFYIVIFTWVYQLKQLQMTTSKLAEA from the coding sequence ATGTTTGATAAAGGCAGTCCTCAATACAAACGTATCACCCAATCATTGGCGATTGGTTCGTTTATCATTTTCTGTAACCTTTACCTCTTTCAGCCAATCTTGCCGCACATGGCGGAGCACTTCCAAGTATCTGAAACTCAAATCAACTGGCTGTTTGCCGCAACGACTCTTGGTTTATCGATTAGCTTGGTGCCATGGGCTATCGCCTCAGAAACTTTCGGTCGAAAACCTATCATCTTGTTCAGCCTTTTTGCGATTCCTTTGATTGGGCTAAGCATGGTATTCACAACGACTCTGTTGCAACTTGTGATTGCCAGAGCATTTATGGGCATTGCTGTCGCCGCTTTTGCTGGTGTAGCGGTTGCCTATATGGTGGAAGAGTTGTCTCCGAAAGCATTCGCGGTCGCGATTGGTGGTTATATTGCAGCCAATTCGTTGGGTGGTATTTTCGGACGTGTCCTCGGGGGCTTAATCACAGACTATTTCGACTGGCATGCGACTGTGTTGTTTTTTGTGGTCGGCTCCTTAATCGGCGCTCTCTATATTGCATATAGCTTGCCTGACCAACAAAACTTCAAACCACAGAAAGGGTTGTTCTTTCACCATAACCGCTCTGTGGTTCTACATCTAAAGAATCGCACACTGTGGTTAGCAATGCTGATCGGCGGTGCTAACTTCGCACTGTTTGTTAATCTCTATTCGGTAATGGGCTTTCGATTGGTATCTGAGCCTCACTCGGTTCCGGTGGGTTTAGCGTCACTCATTTTCTTATGTTATTTAGCGGGTACGGTAAGTTCCAAGCTGTCTAACCGATGGACAAATCGATTCGATCCTTTAACTGGAATATTAATTGGTGTGTGTATCAGTTTATTGGGGATGTTGATCTCGGCAGTCGACAAAATCCCGTTCATGCTAGCAGGGTTGCTGTTGATTAGCGGCGGAGCTTTCTTCGCCCATACCCTTGCCTACTCTTGGGTGAGTCAAAAAGCACCAAGTGCTAAAGCCACGGCGACTGCGTTATACCTTGTTCACTATTATATTGGCGGAAGCTTGGGCGGGTTCTTGCTCTTGTATTGCTGGCAACTATTCGGTTGGAATGGTGTGATTGCAGGTGGTTCAATCTTCTATATCGTCATATTTACTTGGGTTTATCAGTTAAAACAGCTTCAAATGACTACGTCTAAACTCGCCGAGGCTTGA
- a CDS encoding DUF1415 domain-containing protein produces MSNTQSTDLQTIHDQVKQWLDDVVIGLNLCPFAAKPQRNKQIKIFVSEAKTEEMLLEDIMTHFVELDNTPVAELETTLVVVPNMLQDFFDYNMFIDWIEALIKQEDWEGIYQVATFHPDYCFGGADPEDDENLTNRSPYPVYHLIREASMEKVLKHYPNPEAIPDTNIARVESLTPAERRQLFPYLFS; encoded by the coding sequence ATGTCGAACACTCAAAGCACAGATCTTCAAACCATCCACGACCAAGTAAAACAATGGTTAGACGACGTTGTGATTGGCCTAAACCTGTGTCCCTTTGCTGCAAAACCACAACGAAATAAGCAGATTAAGATCTTTGTGAGTGAAGCAAAAACCGAAGAAATGTTACTTGAAGATATCATGACGCATTTCGTTGAGTTAGATAACACGCCAGTTGCTGAATTAGAGACGACTTTGGTGGTTGTCCCTAACATGCTGCAAGATTTTTTCGACTACAACATGTTCATTGATTGGATTGAAGCACTGATCAAGCAGGAAGATTGGGAAGGTATCTATCAAGTCGCCACCTTCCACCCAGATTACTGTTTTGGTGGTGCCGATCCAGAAGACGATGAGAACCTAACAAATCGCTCTCCTTATCCGGTTTACCATTTGATTCGCGAAGCGAGTATGGAGAAAGTGTTAAAGCACTATCCGAATCCAGAAGCGATTCCTGATACCAACATTGCAAGAGTTGAATCTTTAACACCAGCGGAACGTCGTCAATTGTTTCCTTATCTGTTCAGTTAA
- a CDS encoding sensor domain-containing diguanylate cyclase: MNQASESEIVIRRLYQITNDYRKGFDIQIAQLLIMGLERFNLDIGILSKVEGNSYLVEHCVTPEGVELNSGDTFDYRSTYCEITCKSIGPICIEHCGKHDKYATHPAYQSFGLESYIGIPIFVNDELYGTLNFSSPAPYHREFKEFDVDVMRLMASWIEVELVRRQQERKLKELNEKLEYQALYDPLTHLPNRRCLFKTLNAEVEQLKGSLGKGTLAVVDIDFFKVVNDTYGHQMGDVVLKKVANVLSNNTQEGEFVARFGGEEFILWYPNKTPSCVEDKFMTLLQEMKKITLDRKPVTISIGACHFELSTGDTKGERMSALDKLIKVADECLYIAKQNGRDQFISRPYHQERSGI; encoded by the coding sequence ATGAACCAAGCCAGTGAAAGCGAAATTGTTATACGTCGCTTGTATCAAATCACCAATGATTACCGGAAGGGCTTCGATATTCAGATCGCTCAGCTGCTTATCATGGGGCTTGAACGCTTCAACCTTGATATCGGTATTTTATCTAAAGTCGAGGGTAATTCTTATTTAGTCGAGCACTGTGTTACGCCAGAAGGGGTTGAACTCAATAGCGGTGACACCTTCGATTATCGTTCAACCTATTGCGAAATTACATGTAAATCGATTGGTCCTATCTGCATTGAGCATTGTGGCAAACACGATAAGTATGCGACGCATCCCGCTTACCAGTCTTTTGGTTTAGAGTCTTATATTGGCATCCCGATTTTCGTTAATGATGAGCTTTATGGCACTTTAAACTTTTCAAGCCCAGCCCCCTATCATCGCGAGTTCAAAGAGTTCGATGTCGACGTGATGAGACTAATGGCATCATGGATTGAAGTGGAGCTGGTTAGAAGACAGCAAGAACGAAAACTCAAAGAGCTGAATGAGAAGTTAGAGTACCAAGCTCTTTATGACCCTCTTACACACTTACCGAATAGACGTTGCTTGTTCAAAACGTTGAACGCAGAAGTGGAGCAGTTAAAAGGATCTTTAGGAAAGGGAACCTTAGCGGTTGTCGACATCGATTTCTTTAAGGTCGTTAATGATACTTACGGTCATCAAATGGGTGATGTTGTCTTAAAGAAAGTGGCGAACGTGCTGAGCAATAACACTCAAGAAGGTGAGTTTGTGGCGCGCTTTGGTGGCGAGGAGTTCATTCTTTGGTACCCAAATAAAACACCAAGTTGTGTTGAAGATAAGTTCATGACTCTTTTGCAAGAGATGAAGAAAATCACACTGGATAGAAAGCCTGTCACTATATCAATCGGTGCGTGTCATTTTGAGTTGAGTACAGGGGATACCAAAGGGGAAAGGATGTCGGCGTTAGATAAGCTCATCAAAGTTGCCGATGAATGCCTGTATATTGCGAAACAAAATGGACGAGATCAGTTCATTTCTCGTCCATATCATCAAGAACGCTCAGGAATATGA
- a CDS encoding nucleoside triphosphate pyrophosphohydrolase family protein produces MNLSQLSQEIYDHLYRDIEEFRSTFDLPVAAPETMDEKGDTLHTSLAIEELTELAEADSKIEQADAIVDSVYVLMGRLVHLGQAKVEDNLAISYLIDLLLNVSKNRSIDFLPCWDEVHSSNMSKVCRNETEYAETEAFYAEQNIKLMAVQKGEYIIAKCAEDFVSEGKTVRQGKVLKSVHYRPANLEPLTA; encoded by the coding sequence ATGAACCTTTCTCAACTAAGCCAAGAAATCTACGATCACCTTTACCGCGACATTGAAGAGTTCCGCAGTACTTTTGATCTGCCTGTTGCTGCTCCTGAAACAATGGACGAAAAAGGCGATACGCTACATACCTCTCTAGCGATCGAAGAACTAACAGAACTTGCAGAAGCTGACTCTAAAATCGAACAAGCGGACGCTATCGTAGACAGCGTTTATGTTTTGATGGGACGTCTGGTTCACCTTGGCCAAGCTAAGGTTGAAGACAACCTAGCAATCAGCTACCTGATCGACCTACTGTTGAATGTTTCTAAAAACCGCTCAATTGACTTCTTACCTTGCTGGGACGAAGTACACTCAAGCAACATGAGCAAAGTATGTCGCAACGAAACTGAATATGCTGAAACAGAAGCTTTCTATGCTGAGCAGAACATCAAGCTGATGGCGGTTCAAAAAGGCGAATACATCATCGCTAAGTGTGCGGAAGATTTCGTATCGGAAGGCAAGACAGTTCGCCAAGGTAAAGTACTAAAATCTGTACACTACCGTCCTGCGAACCTTGAGCCACTAACGGCTTAG
- a CDS encoding GNAT family N-acetyltransferase, whose product MSIIVRRSEPSDAKGIKEVYECTNAYTGTLQLPNPSLESWQKRISNMPDNVYSYVALIDEEIVGNLGMEVCVNPRRRHVASFGMGVKDDVLGRGVGSQLLATAIDLCDNWINIKRLELTVYTDNERAINLYKKFGFVIEGESAGFAFRNGEYVAVYHMARLV is encoded by the coding sequence ATGAGTATTATAGTGAGACGGTCTGAACCGTCAGATGCAAAGGGAATAAAAGAAGTCTACGAATGCACTAATGCTTATACCGGTACGCTGCAACTCCCAAACCCATCTCTGGAAAGCTGGCAGAAACGAATCTCAAATATGCCTGACAATGTGTACTCTTATGTTGCATTGATCGACGAGGAGATTGTTGGGAATTTAGGAATGGAAGTGTGTGTAAACCCGAGAAGGCGACATGTAGCTTCATTCGGTATGGGTGTTAAAGACGATGTGTTAGGCAGAGGCGTTGGGAGTCAACTGCTCGCGACAGCAATCGACTTGTGTGATAACTGGATCAACATCAAACGACTGGAGCTAACGGTGTACACCGACAATGAAAGAGCCATCAATCTCTACAAGAAGTTCGGTTTTGTTATTGAAGGGGAGTCGGCAGGGTTTGCCTTTAGAAATGGTGAATATGTAGCGGTTTATCATATGGCGCGACTGGTATAG
- the cydX gene encoding cytochrome bd-I oxidase subunit CydX has translation MWYFVWILGLFLASAFAILNVVSLEKSDSEIEP, from the coding sequence GTATTTTGTTTGGATATTAGGCTTATTTCTAGCCTCTGCATTTGCAATATTGAATGTCGTTAGCTTAGAGAAAAGCGATTCAGAAATTGAACCTTAA